The Pseudoliparis swirei isolate HS2019 ecotype Mariana Trench chromosome 1, NWPU_hadal_v1, whole genome shotgun sequence genome has a window encoding:
- the jazf1a gene encoding juxtaposed with another zinc finger protein 1a isoform X1, whose amino-acid sequence MTGIAAASFFSNSCRFGGCGLQFETLAELIVHIEDNHIDTDPRVLEKQEQQQPTYLALSYINRFMTDAARREQETMKKKAAPKLSLTLTGGVSRNSTATPPRHTSGNLTPPVTPPITPSSSFRSSTPTGTTGSEYDEEEVDYEESDSDESWTTESAISSESILSSMCMNGGDEKPFACPVPGCKKRYKNVNGIKYHAKNGHRTQIRVRKPFKCRCGKSYKTSQGLRHHTINFHPPVSTEILRKIQG is encoded by the exons ATGACGGGCATCGCCGCCGCTTCTTTCTTCTCCAATTCCTGCAGGTTCGGGGGCTGCGGTCTCCAGTTCGAGACTCTCGCCGAGCTCATCGTCCACATCGAGGACAATCACATCG acacagATCCACGGGTCCTGGAGAAGCAGGAGCAACAGCAGCCCACTTATCTGGCCCTAAGCTACAtcaacag GTTCATGACGGATGCAGCGCGCCGGGAGCAGGAGACCATGAAGAAGAAGGCCGCGCCCAAACTGTCCCTGACCCTCACTGGCGGAGTGTCCAGGAATAgcacggccacgcctcctcgACACACCAGCGGTAACCTGACGCCTCCCGTCACGCCCCCcatcactccctcctcctccttccgcaGTAGCACACCGACAGGTACGACAG GCAGCGAGTATGACGAGGAGGAGGTAGACTACGAGGAGTCGGACAGCGATGAGTCGTGGACCACAGAAAGCGCCATCAGCTCCGAGTCCATCCTCAGCTCCATGTGCATGAACGGGGGGGACGAGAAGCCGTTCGCCTGCCCCGTCCCCGGCTGCAAGAAGAGATACAAG AATGTGAACGGCATCAAGTACCACGCCAAGAATGGTCACCGCACGCAGATCCGTGTGAGGAAACCCTTTAAGTGTCGCTGCGGCAAGAGCTACAAGACCTCGCAAGGCCTGAGACACCACACCATCAACTTCCACCCGCCCGTCTCCACCGAGATCCTGCGCAAGATTCAAGGCTAG
- the jazf1a gene encoding juxtaposed with another zinc finger protein 1a isoform X2: MTGIAAASFFSNSCRFGGCGLQFETLAELIVHIEDNHIDTDPRVLEKQEQQQPTYLALSYINRFMTDAARREQETMKKKAAPKLSLTLTGGVSRNSTATPPRHTSGNLTPPVTPPITPSSSFRSSTPTGSEYDEEEVDYEESDSDESWTTESAISSESILSSMCMNGGDEKPFACPVPGCKKRYKNVNGIKYHAKNGHRTQIRVRKPFKCRCGKSYKTSQGLRHHTINFHPPVSTEILRKIQG, encoded by the exons ATGACGGGCATCGCCGCCGCTTCTTTCTTCTCCAATTCCTGCAGGTTCGGGGGCTGCGGTCTCCAGTTCGAGACTCTCGCCGAGCTCATCGTCCACATCGAGGACAATCACATCG acacagATCCACGGGTCCTGGAGAAGCAGGAGCAACAGCAGCCCACTTATCTGGCCCTAAGCTACAtcaacag GTTCATGACGGATGCAGCGCGCCGGGAGCAGGAGACCATGAAGAAGAAGGCCGCGCCCAAACTGTCCCTGACCCTCACTGGCGGAGTGTCCAGGAATAgcacggccacgcctcctcgACACACCAGCGGTAACCTGACGCCTCCCGTCACGCCCCCcatcactccctcctcctccttccgcaGTAGCACACCGACAG GCAGCGAGTATGACGAGGAGGAGGTAGACTACGAGGAGTCGGACAGCGATGAGTCGTGGACCACAGAAAGCGCCATCAGCTCCGAGTCCATCCTCAGCTCCATGTGCATGAACGGGGGGGACGAGAAGCCGTTCGCCTGCCCCGTCCCCGGCTGCAAGAAGAGATACAAG AATGTGAACGGCATCAAGTACCACGCCAAGAATGGTCACCGCACGCAGATCCGTGTGAGGAAACCCTTTAAGTGTCGCTGCGGCAAGAGCTACAAGACCTCGCAAGGCCTGAGACACCACACCATCAACTTCCACCCGCCCGTCTCCACCGAGATCCTGCGCAAGATTCAAGGCTAG